The Thunnus thynnus chromosome 1, fThuThy2.1, whole genome shotgun sequence nucleotide sequence CCGCAGTACTGACAGGgatcttcttttctttattcacCTTTATGCTGCACTTCACTCAAGAAACCAACAATAATATTTgcttctcctttctctccctcgTGCTAATGTCTTGTGCCCTCTCTTATTCCCTTTTTCAAGTAAAAAGCTAAAACTCACTGCCTGGATGTCGCTCCAGAGTGTGATGTGTTATCTcttattcagtatttataagGCCGAGATAAGGTGGGCACGCAGAGGAGGGCCAACGTAGGAACGGGTAAATATCCTCCAACGTCCTTTACTCAGGATCACCTTGAAGAGCCAGAATGACTTCAGGAAGAATCAAGAGTAAAACGAACAGTTTAGTTTCTAATGACAACAGTTAAAACACAACACTGCATCTTGCTcagatttaaataatttgtaCAATGAAACATAGATTTCCACAGCTACTCTGTATTCAGAGGCCTGTTAAATTGTCTTCTAGCCATGTACTGATGtgaatttaaaatacaaggGGATACAGTTAAGTACTAGCACAAAGGCCTGAGTCATTTTGGCTCCTGGATACGGGAAGAGTCTGGGTCTGTTTGATTCCTCTGCACTTGGACTAATAACTAATTTGGGTTTGAAAGAATGTACTTTTCCTTGTGTAATAAAGAAGAAATTTCAAAGTGAGCAGATAACAGTGTGGAGAGAGGAATCATAgttatgtaaaaaataaaaaaaaaacagtgaaacatgatcTTAAAAAGTTCCCAGAGgccaaagtgacatcttcaacTTGCTTGAgttgtccaaaacccaaaatgtatttgatttaCTGTGACTGaagtagagaaaaaacaaaccaatcCTCAAAttaaagaagctggaaccaattaatgttttgcttttttgcttgataaacgacataaataattgattatcaaaattgttaatTATATGATAATCAACTAACTGAATAATCAAGTGTCTTATCAATAACACTGATTGCATACAGTATTACTCGTATTTTGGGGGCAATTTTGCCTTTATGAGATTGTACACAATGGAGAGCTGACAGAAAACAAGGGGGGAGATCTAAGGTCCCCAGCTGGTCTTATCATCTTTACCCCTcatctcctcttcatcccagaaTCACATTCTTACAACCAGAAACCATGAATTTGAGAGGTTCACAGTTTTAAAGAGAATTATTCGAGGAAACCACAGTAAAGGTATTTGGATTTCAGTTGGGTATCACAGAGTTTTTATTCTCTTACATCTTTTGTTGTTAGAGCTATCAGATATTTATTTGTGTCGCACCAGTGTTACAAAGTGcattacacaacacaaacaagaacAATGATAAAAGGTAGGCAGAAACCAGTGAAACAGACTAAAATGTGCAgcatataaaacacaataagtAAAGTGAAGTATAAAAGACATACAAATTATTGACAGgtgaattaataaaaatgtgttaattagttttGTGATTTAGAGAAGATGATAATTTTGCAGGCAGGTCATTTCAGAGCTGAGATGCCCCGGAAGTCTCCTGTAGTCTTAAATCTAGACACAGGAACATTCATTCAGGCTGTGTACAGGTTGGTAAAGTATAACCCAAAGAACCTTAAAActaatcaataaaatcttaaaatcattactaaaacaaatatataaccAGTGTAATGATTTTAAAAGCAGAGTAATATCTTAAAAAGTCTACATATTCTGTACTAAAGGAACCTGTTGAGTGCTTTCTATTTTACACTTCTTGAATCAGGAGAAAGACAGTTTAAACTTGATAAAATGACCTCAAAGGTGAAAGACCAGTGCTCTCTACAGAAGCACGATGTAAACACTGTGACCACTTCTAGCTTTTCTCTCTGCTACAGCGGCTTCTGTGAGCAAATTCCATTCATTACCAGCCCACTACATGCATACCACATCtatccctcctctccctctctttctcattttcattttcatcctgAGTCTTCATTTATTTCACTCTTTGTTCCCTTCTCTTCTGCAGGTGTGCACATGTGTTAGCACAGGATAAAGCATTACAGAGTTACAGAGTGGATAAATCCCTTTGGGGAAAGGTGATGAGTCAGGTAgatctgcatgtgtgtctgcatgtgtgagagaggaagagaagggacTCTGGGGTTTAGTGATATCCTCACTGAGGGAACCACTGAGCTCTGTGCGGCTGTCGGTGCGACACGCTTTAACTTCTGCCTCCTTGTTGCACCTTTTCTCTGTAGCTTGTGCTGCATTACACACAtttcttcttccctcctcctcacctTTCCACTGTGTCACCATGGATATTGGTGGCCTGACAACAGTGGTGGCCAACTCTGCCTACATCTCAGCCCGCGGGAGCTTTGATGGCACCGCCAACCCTGCAGCCAACCGAGACAAGAAGTACCATTCGCGCCTCAAGCTGCCTCACATCACAGTCTGCGAGGGTCTGAGGGAGACCTTAGACCTCGGCTTCCAGTCGGTTTGCGTGGAACAGCCCATCGGCAAACGTCTCTTCCAGGAGTTCCTTGAATCCAACAATGAGTATAAAGGCCCCTGCCGCCTGTGGAAGGATATTGAGGAGTACAACAATGCTGAGGATGAGGACAGAGTCAAGAAAGCCAGCAAGATCCTGTCCCGGTACATGGAGCCTGGGGCCAAGTATTTCTGCCCCTTCCTGCCAGAGAATGGCATCACAAAGGTCAAAGAGAAACACCAGGAAGCCGGGGATGATCTATTCAGTGAGACCATGGACAGTGTGATGGACTTTCTTAAGGAAGTGCCCTACACTTTCTTCCTGGAGACCATGTATCTGAAGAGGTTTCTGCAGTGGAAGTGGCTGGAGATGCAGCCAATGGAAGAGGATTGGTTTTTGGATTTCCGCGTTTTGGGGAAAGGGGGTTTCGGGGAAGTGTCTGCCTGTCAGATGAAGGCCACGGGGAAACTGTACGCTAGCAAAAAGCTCAACAAGAAGAGgctgaagaagagaaaaggctACGAGGTAAAGAATCAGACCATGACTAGGAATTTTGTAGATGCCTTTACCCGTTGTCATCCAGTCCAAACATCTAAGTAAGTAAGTAACCTTCAACAGAAGATCTCAGCAATCTAATTGTACAAGACTATTTTTCAGGGACATTACACATTAGAGTTTGTGCAGTGGTTTTCATTTGGAAACATATTTGTGTTGTAGTTTTCCTCTTATCTtctttgtgtatctgtgtaatCCTCTCATCTAAACAACGGTCATTAACTAGATGGGGCCTCGCAGACAACGTTAGGCACCTTTGGCTTATATGATTAGTACCCTCAGCATTAGAACATTTTGATCTCCTTATAAAGTGCCGATCCCCCCATGTTTATAAATGGAGCAGCTCTGGAGTGGATTCCTAATCTTCTGCTTAGCaccaaaaagagaaacaacacaCGTGCACCTTTTGAAATGTTGCTAAATTACAATTTTATAGGTTAGTTAGTTTATTGTGTTGTAATCCAAGCCTGTACGCACTGTAGAAGCTGATAATGTCGTATATGTGAAGTAGTGGAGTTATGATGGTGAGCTCTGTGTACTTGTTCACTGTAGGAAAACATGCCCTTTTTATTAATGCAAAGGATACCAGAGTGACTCATGGAGAATTTATCTGGTTGGACCACCAAAACAGATTTGCCgtcctacagtatgttttaatatgtAGTTATCTTTATTACACTttaactttaaaggataagttcacatttttcaagtcattgaaacaggtttcctgttcatactagccATTAAGAAATCCCTTTCTAATGTGTttccaatgtaagtgatagagACAAAATCTACTGTCCTCATTTTgtgaaacaatgtatttaaaagtttatctgaatctaatatgaggcttcacccatttaaatgagtcaaattaagtgtttttagtacaaaattccctttttgtgtttccctgttgagctgcagtggagggatagtaacaaaaagacagaattgTATACTAGAAAGTTTGTAACTTTAGAAGATACCCATTTAATTTGACTAActtagataaacttttgaacACGTTTTTGCAcggaaggaggactgtggattttgtccccgaTCACTTACATTGGAAGCACAAGGTGGTGATCTTTTAATATTAGTATGAACAGTAGGAATGTTTAGAGCAAAACCTGcatcagtgttcatttggtcacctgactgttattttaagtaaacctgtcctttaaagtgtttattccaaatacaattaaaatgtttgtgtgctgaAATGTTGCATTCAAATGCAATCATCATGCAAATTCAATTATTTCCATAAAAGCCTGTGAATGCTACGCTCTCGTGCAGCCAACAAAGTGTTGGATGTTGGAGCCTCCTGAAATCACAATACCCCACTTCCATGTGGGAAACACTACTGACAGTATCACTAGCTAGCCAGACTATACTGCCAGAATGGTCCAGTGAGTCAGTAGCTTTCCTTGAAAAATGTTGGCCCTTACAAGTCAGGCACAACTAAAGTTGCACTGAGCACAGCTTTTGTTAACCAGTTAAGCGACAGCAAGTGccatattttaatgtaatgtgataatgtttataatttaatcatgccAAACTAATTAGATTAATGATGCACATGTAAAGAcagacatgtttgtgtttcatcacTGTGTCCAGTGTCTAAATATGATACCTAGAGTGCCGTAAATACAAGTCTTGGTTGCTCTCTGAGAGAAGTGGTGTAATATCCCGACTGCTGTCCTCTTATGGTAGGGGGCGATGGTGGAGAAGAAAATCCTGGCACGAGTTCACAGCAGGTTCATTGTCTCCCTGGCTTACGCCTTCCAGTCAAAAACAGAACTGTGTCTGATCATGACCATCATGAACGGAGGAGACCTGAGGTTAGATCATTTTCACTCTAATTCACTGACATGCTGCCCACACCGTCTCCTGCTGGTATTATTAAGTATAACATTTTCTTAGATGAACCCTCTCTATCCCTCCCACGCCACTAGGTATCACATCTATAACGTGGATGAGAACAACCCAGGGTTTGAAGAGCCACGGGCCTGCTACTATGCTGCTCAGATCATCCAGGGCATGGAGCATCTCCACCAGAAGAGGATCATCTACAGAGACCTCAAACCAGAGAATGTGCTGCTGGATAATGAAGGTCAGACACTTGTGTACAAAACACTGATGTAGTCTCTGAGGTGCTGCCTGAAGTCTTTTATTGAGGGTTCAAGTTTCTCACAGTCCTTGTGCTGTTGGTCATGTGAAGGTAGTCAGCTCTGTCAAACTGAGGTGATGATGACTCTACAGGTATATTTAGAAGCGAATTTGAACCactaatatatttaattaaaaacaatcatttgacattttgagaaaaaacacttattcactttattGCAGAGAATTAcatgacaaaattaaaataaattaaatatgaagctgcagccaggagacagttagcttggcttagtttagcataaagtcTGGAAACtcggaaacagctagcctagctctgtccaaagataacaGAATCTgcccaccagcacctctaaagctcactaattaacacattatgtctgttatatgtttgtttaatctgtaaaaaaaaaaaaagaaacatgacaagttgtggttttatgtagTGTTACATGCCAGACTATTTTTTTGGCCAGGAGCAGTTACTTCCTGAAGTAggggacagagccaggctagctgtttccctttgttaccagtctttatgctaagctaagctaaccatctcttggctccagcttcatatttggcgtacagacatgagagtggcatcaatctattcatctaactctcatcgagaaagcaaataagtgtatttcccaaaattatgaactattcctttaaaaaaataaaatttaaacacaCAGCCACTTGTGAATGCTACAACAGATATACCAGCGGATAATAACACTGTAGCCTATCATGTTGATATAAGACATCtatgttagggttaatactcctgtcagtgcccCTGACCAATAATGGCATAAAGAACTTGAGTTGGTCCCCCCACTCCTAGTGTATaagatgggtcaaatgcagaggataaATTTTGTTTCAATGTATGTGAGTGCtggaaaatgacaataaagtgaGTCTTAATCTTAatcttgattttaaaaatatatctcaTTCTTGGCCTCCCGAGGtcaaatcacacacatgcactcactcactcacattcAGCTCACACTTACAATACAAACTGTGTCTTACTTCTAACACAAGGACATCTTTGAGTTATCGCACTACTACAAGCTAATGAGCCAGAGACGTAGTGTGCGGGTCAACATTCGTATCTGTGACGTACACAGCTCTTGACTTTACCGTGGTGTTTGTTCTCACAGGTAACGTCCGTATCTCTGACCTTGGTCTGGCTGTGGAGCTGGCTGATGATCAGTCCAAAATCAAAGGATACGCTGGGACTCCAGGTACAGATGCAGATAATTagaagaaaaagtagaaaaaaatgaccaaattgCCTGTTTGTAGCTGCTCTGAAAGCAGGATTTGTGTAAACCTTACATAGCTCTTCAATATTTATCTTTCTCACAGTGTAATTATCACATGACATTTACTCTGTCCTATGTAACACCACATGCTGTGCACACTTAGGCTACTGTAGCTGGAATTACCACGTTACCTGATTGACTGGACTGAAACTAACCTGCCTTGTTATAATAGAGCAAATATCTGCCCTTAAATACCCACATGTGCTTAATCAACATGAATAGATAAAGACAATATTTATGCACATAAGCTACATCTGTTTATTAGCAACTAAATTTGGCATCACAAGTAAAAGTGCAGAATATCCTCTTTTCAGAGTGTCAAATTATGAATACAGTCACCTGTAAGTGGAATCATAATATTATAGCCGGTCCAGGTGATACTACATAACCACACTGTATACTGCAGTATAGCAGCTATACTAATATGTATGTAGTTAAATGTATAgcaatctaatctaatcttaAAAGTACTGTGGCATAAGTATTATGCATAGACTGGTATTATGTCACACAAAACGAAAATACTAAAGTAAAATACATGTTCCTCAAAAGTGtaagtacagcacttgagtatatgtacttagttactttccacctctgagTACATCTAGGAGCTGCAGCTTTATTATACAACTCTCCTGCATTGTTTGAGTAAAACCTGAAACTTTACAGGTAAAACTCTGTGGATTATAGTTTAGAGAGTTAATGATACAAATTTACTTTCTGAAGTCACAATTTCTTTTTCACCTGCAGGTTTCATGGCACCAGAGCTGCTAAAAGGAGAAGAGTACGACTACTCTGTAGACTATTTCACTCTGGGTGTCACTCTGTATGAGTTTATCGCCGCTAAGGGACCTTTTAGGACCAGAGGAGAGAAGGTAAATTCGCTCTATATGAACTCATTTCAGAGCATGTTTTCAGCTGTTGTCATATTCATTGTCTACTTTAAAGATGCTCTGTTGGCTCTTTTGATCTGTGTCATTCATCATCGTCCTCTCaactctttcctctctctctcatgtcaTGTTTAAACCAGTTTTTATTAAATCTGTCAGCATGTATTTAAAGATTTGGTGGCTCAACTTCGCCCACTTGTGGTCTGATGCTGACACTGCTGTGAGCCCTCATTTGATCATACATCTGCACATAAGACATGCTGTTAATGTACATCAATATAGAAATGTGCATTCTGGAGGATTTATAGTGTTATTTTAGAGCATTTTCTGATGACTGTGCATTAATATTAGCCTGCTGACAAATGATACATGACCAATAAATAAGTTCTTGAGTTTTTAATGCATTTCTAGTTTATTTACCCACTCTAAAGAAGAAATGTTGGAGTAATGTGAAAGAAGCCATGTGCAGTTTAGACTAAGTGGGACAGCAGTAATTATAATAGTACTATAGTTATGAATTCATCTCTTCTGCTCTTTGTGCTGTTTCAAGGTGGAGAACAAGGTGCTGAAGAAGCGGATTCTCAACGACCCCGTGACTTATCCAGAAAAGTTCAGTGAGAACGCCAGGACCCTCTGTGAGGGTCTGCTGTGCAAAGAGGTGGACAAGAGGCTCGGCTTCAAGGATGGGTCATGTGACGAGCTCAGGGCGCACCCCTTCTTCAGCGAGATCAACTGGAGGAAGCTGaatgcaggtctgtgtgtgtgtgtgtgtgtgtttgtgtctgagtcACTAAGATAGAAATGCAGTTTTATGTAATGTGTCATACATGTAAGTCGCTGCCAGTGTTTTGTCTGCTTACTTCAAATTATCTTAATGTACACAgttgtcagttttatttatattctacCTATTTAACATTGGTTTTGAAAGTTTTCCACAACTTCATACTACCCAAGtatgtattttttcatattttgcagTGTAGCATTTACAAACACCCTTTGAAAAACTGGtgaatttttcacatttgatcTTGAAGAATGGTTGTTTTTTAGTTGACAAAATTAACTTGTGCTGTCAGCTACGTGATTAAGTAACCAAAAAaccaaatgtgaaaaattattCAGCAACACTAACTGACTTATTCTTTATTCAATCACAGTCCATCTGAGAGTGATGAATGAGGATTTCACCAATAGAGAGTTTTGTAGTTTTATCACTTTATTAGCAGCTTTTAATATTTACCTAAATACTATTTTATGACACTATTTTGTGGCTCTGTGTGTGGTAGTTCATGCTGTTTAAGTTAGATTTTGTTGAActtgaaatgtttctgtgttaGCGGTACTACAACCTTCAGATGCTGATACGTTCATGTGTCTCTGTCATTGGTTGCATGGGATAATTGTCCATCTTGCAGGCTgcagaatgaatgaaatgaaacactTTCAGAATCTCTTTTGATGAGCTCCAACATGCACACTGGTCAAACATGTTTCTTTGATGATGAGACGTTGTTTGGAGCATCCTGGTGGCTCAGTTGATTTAGGCTCTCAGACATTTTGGTATCCAGGGTTGAAATATGGCCTGAGAATTTTAACTAACCTTGTCTGTTCGTGTCTTGACGTCTGCGCCCTCTTGTGTCTCCTCAGGGATTCTTACGCCGCCATTCGTGCCAGACTCCAAGACAGTTTACGCCAAGAACATCGACGATGTCGGGGCCTTCTCCACGGTTAAAGGCGTGCAGCTGGAAGAAAATGACAATGCCTTTTTTGATGAGTTTGCTTCAGGGAACATCTCCATCCCTTGGCAGGAGGAGATGATCGAGACAGGGATCTATGGTGAGCTCACAGTCTGGGGCCCCAACGGCAACTTACCCAACGACCTGCGACGTGAATCCATCCTGGAGCAGCCGCCCAAAACCTCCACCTGCACTTTGTCGTAAGAGGCCACACAGTGCATGAATAATTCTGcatcaactttttatttatcagtcaATGTAACTTTCTTTCTTGAGCACTTTTCGTACAAGGTTTCTGTACAGTTGTGCtacagaaaatataatcaaaGGTTTTCTTCACGAGCACTCATCAGAGTCCTCACAGACAAGATGAAATACTTCTTCAACCAgcacttttttccttttttcaatGGTAGCCAAGGTTTCACAGTTGATGAATACTTTAACAACTGTTTAGTGTAAGAACCGTTCAGTTCATGTGTACTGATACTGTCTTTGTCTTTAGTgcacacttttgtttttgtctgtttctaaAAATGCAGTACTATTGATATTTTTTGAGGTATGAATGATCGATTATTATGTGTGTGAACTGCATTTAAACAGagttttttctattattttgaaCGTACAGTTTAATATGACCAATAgatttgataaaacacaacacaaacatgtacCTGTGAACACATTTGTTCATATTTCTACTGTTTGCTTCTGCAGTTTGTGTTATTTCATGTTGCAGCTCCAGAAGTGTAAATAAGCTTGTATCCATACTGCAGAGATGTttatgaattcaaataaatattttgccATTAAAGTCACCATGGTTTGTGTGTGATCATGTGAGTGGCACATTAATAAGTGTAATTCCTCCGCCTACAGCCAAGCTCCATCCCAGACGCAGCAGTTACGAGCAGACGATTCATTTCCGTGGCACATGTGGCAGCATTCACACGTCttactttttatattaaaagctGATTTCTTTTTACAGCTTATAGTCCAGCCAACATGAATCACTGAACAAATTATGTCTACTGTTAACTAACTGTACATGAACAGTATGTAGAGTTTTGAAAAGATACGGAAAAGCTTTGACTTATTCACAATAGTTTGTACACACACTAAGTTCAGTCTGAAAATAACTGTAATCTACTGATTACTCTCAATTCAGTGGTTTTGATTAATGGTTGGTATTGATTCATTGGTCTAGATAATGTCAGGAAACTGACTGTAATTTCCCAAAGTCCAAAGTGACttattcaaattgcttgttttgtccgaccaacactCCAAacctcaaagatattcaatttaccatcaaataagacaaagaaaaacaggaaatcctcacaaatgagaagctgaaactgtCTGACTCTGAAAAATTACTCAATTATCCCCAagagacatgttttaagacatgaaaaaagactcttctttgaataataatttgtgtctaatatggtttttccacaaaaaaagttcaattaccttgttaaaatccttaaaattacatctacctCTTGTCTCTcattgaaaaagagagaaactttcctcctttggcagatgaatgtgaaaacatccctctagtgtcaaactctgcacatccatcatcctgcacagtgaagctcaaacattcaactgaagaaacaagaaaaaaaacacatttctgagtggagggagactttaaatgattaataaataatcaaaatagtagctgccaatcaattaattgatttatcaacTAATTATTTCAGATTTATACTATTTACACACcacataaataatatttctaacctaaatcatcattaaaaatacacacattacatGAAAGCCAGGACACACACCTTTTTGTTCATGTAACAATAATAGCTGTCACctaaaaaaagactgaaagctTCTCAGAATGGGTGAAATTACATGAAAGTACAAATATTTGTCTTGTAtgttcatttgaatatttaaaagataatttaaaaaaaaaataggacgAGTAGCAATTTACAGATACCTTCATGGACGTAAAGCTGGGTGTGTGACCTGTTCTTCACATATGTGCCAATGGAGGGAGCTGTAAACTCATCTTCCTCATCCAGGCTGCAGCATCATGAGCAGTCAGCAGTTAGAGCTGCAgcatacagacataaaaaccCTCCAAAAACTCACTTTATCCACCTGTTTATTTGGCAGCACAGAGGCTATGACACACACTCTAAGTCTTTTCAATGTGCATCCAAAATCTGAGCTGAATCAAACTTATGTAAGATACacaaataatcataaataattGATCACTGAGGTGAATGCAGCTGattggtctctctctctccctctctctctctccctctctctctctctctgtttctttctctcaggCTTCAAGAAAAGTTGAGTCCATCTGAGTTCAGAGTCAGCTCTGGTGAACACtcttattaattaaaaaaagagaagatgtTTGAGTTATAATAAACTCTCTTCTTATTTCTGGTTTGGTGTCTAAGTGGAGGATGTGGACTCTGTGAATCAACGGGGACTCCATTGAAACACTACAAGCGGACGTTGTCTCAGCTGCCTGATCGTCTCTTTCATTTACAGCTAATTCAAcctgactgaatggaaatgcaGCAGCCAGAAACCCAGCAGACAACTCAGCAAACAACGCCAGAAATACTGGATCCTGCAGGTACACTGTGTTCACAACCTGTTCTCCAGATAAATTAAGTTTCATGCTGAGATCACAGCCAGACTGTACAGAGAGGTTTTTAATGTTCTGCTACTTTAATGTCACTGACAACAACAtgaagtgtgttttttgtgaggTGCTTTCATTAAATGTTGTGCACTTAAACTCTATGCGTAGgagatgtttctgtgtttatagCCTGGAAGTATTTGTAAGAAAAAAGATTGCAAAGTAAATCTCCCAAACTGAGGACACTTTGTCAGAGTTTATTTAATTCTAAAAGAAAGTTTTGCTCttttacatgacacaaaaataCATGTGTCCATGGGCTTCTGTTAGAAACAACAGCTCACCTGCCAGGAAAAGGACTtataaaagaaattaaagaagAGTACAGTAAAATGATCTTATTTTCACTATCAGTGAATCTGCAGATACTCCCTTGATtaacaaaatagtgaaaaatgccagttaaaactttttaaagctcatgatgacgtcttcaaatgtcttcttttgtccaaaacccaaagctGTATGACACTGTAAAGCTTTAGATcaccacatttgagaagctgcagccagcaaatatttggcatttttgctttaagcaatgactaaaacaattattcagtcATTAAAATAGTTGCGGACtaattttctattgatttattaatatatgaatggactaattgttgcagctctaactgtCAGCATATTGTCTCTGGTGTTCAGAGGGGTTAAAGTTTAAGGTCAAAGTTGGCACATGATTAAATTTTGggctttttattcatattttgaaCTGCCCTGTCATTTTATTCTCCa carries:
- the grk1a gene encoding rhodopsin kinase GRK1; its protein translation is MDIGGLTTVVANSAYISARGSFDGTANPAANRDKKYHSRLKLPHITVCEGLRETLDLGFQSVCVEQPIGKRLFQEFLESNNEYKGPCRLWKDIEEYNNAEDEDRVKKASKILSRYMEPGAKYFCPFLPENGITKVKEKHQEAGDDLFSETMDSVMDFLKEVPYTFFLETMYLKRFLQWKWLEMQPMEEDWFLDFRVLGKGGFGEVSACQMKATGKLYASKKLNKKRLKKRKGYEGAMVEKKILARVHSRFIVSLAYAFQSKTELCLIMTIMNGGDLRYHIYNVDENNPGFEEPRACYYAAQIIQGMEHLHQKRIIYRDLKPENVLLDNEGNVRISDLGLAVELADDQSKIKGYAGTPGFMAPELLKGEEYDYSVDYFTLGVTLYEFIAAKGPFRTRGEKVENKVLKKRILNDPVTYPEKFSENARTLCEGLLCKEVDKRLGFKDGSCDELRAHPFFSEINWRKLNAGILTPPFVPDSKTVYAKNIDDVGAFSTVKGVQLEENDNAFFDEFASGNISIPWQEEMIETGIYGELTVWGPNGNLPNDLRRESILEQPPKTSTCTLS